From Canis lupus familiaris isolate Mischka breed German Shepherd chromosome 23, alternate assembly UU_Cfam_GSD_1.0, whole genome shotgun sequence:
AGTCTTTTCATATTAGGATATTCTCGATTACAAGTAACAACCCAGTTCAAACTagctgaaacaaaaaaagaatttactgtttCCTGGAAGTTGAAAGTTCAGAGGTAGAGTTGCAGGTACAGTTTGATCAGAGTTTcagtctttgcttttttctatttctttgtatgttGGCTTTGTCTACAGTCTGGCTCCTCCTGTGGTGGTAAGATGATTAGTAGTTGTAACCAAGGCTCTGCTTCTTTATACCTTGGGAGAAAAATATGGGATGCCTTCCTCAGGCCTTTGTAATGTACCGTCTTAAGTCTGATGCCAACTCTAAACCAATGACTATGGCCAGGGAAATTGTGTGCACTGATTGTCTTGGCTTGGACTGCCAACTTCTGACACTGTCTCTCATGGAGTAAGTGGGATAGTTTAACCTGCTTGGCTTAGACTAGTGAGGGCTGCATTAGGAACTGGAGTTGAAATCACTCCCCTCCAAAGGGCATGGCTACTCCATAATGGtcgggtggtggggtggggttggtggTCGTGGTAGATGGATATAGGGAGACAACTACAACGTCCTCTGCATTCTCTCAGGATCTCAGTGCTTATTCTCCCACCAACCAAGGGAACTTCCCATCTTTGCTCTAGGCAGAAAGCCAACAGCTAAATTATTCCTTGAGTAAAATCCTAATGGCCTGACCTGCAGCAAACTTTCTTTTCAAAGTCCATTTTGTCTTAAGAGAATATCAGGGGACACAGTCCTTGACTTCAGCAGTATAAAAGGTTGTCTTTTGGAGGGTGAGGAATTGGTACATTTCTCAGGAGGCTTTGGATGGGAGTTACAAGGAGGCCAGACTTAACTAAGCCTGAAGAAGAGTTTATCAGAGTGGATTTTGCAATTAGAGGTCTGTCATTAGAATAAGAAGTGACTTCTGGAAGTGGCTGAGTGAGGCTGTGAGTCCATTTCTAATGGATGCCATAGACCCACCATTGAGCCTCTGTAGAAAGAGAAGGCAATAGCTAAGGTGGATAGacaggaaggaagctgagagacTGTGGTTCCCCAACATAGCCTCAGGAACAACTCTGTGCAGTTCCATCCCATCCTGACTCTCTTCCATATGAACTGGCTTTTGCCTCCTAGATGAAGTGAAGAAGAGACCTTAGTCTCCCCTGTTTCttcttgatatttaaaatgaatgaaacattttcacattttgaggaactgatGGAATTGCAACTTCCCTGTACATCTGTTTTCTGTCCTCTATATTGTTATCCTCCTCAAATGTCAGGTCGCCTATGTACCAATCTGTCCACCCACCTTCATTCTCTCTTACCGCTTCCATCTCTGCTCCTTTCCTAACGGGCCCCACtcctccgactgagccacctTTATTTATATCTTGACCCTGGCAGGATATCCATTTCTAAAGCCTGCTGGGATCTCGCATTTTAAGCAGGTGGAAGAACCATTGAACCTGAAACTTCAAGGAGAGGGTCCAAGCCTAACCTGTACTGGTAAGTGAGGGAAATGAACACTTTCTTCTCAGGCACAtgttttcctctgtctttctgtTGTAAAATATTAAGATTCCATTTTAGCATTTATGTTCTAAATAAACGACTCTCTAAAAATCCCCAAGTCAACCATTTAATGTAGAGGAAAGTTAAACCCCAAGCTTCCAGCTTTCATTTGAACATCACTGATTAATTAAATTCAAATGGGTCTTGGGTCTTAGGCTGTAACTGAACAGATGACCTACTGGCTGCTATGGCcaaccaatattttaaaagtaagtgctgcattttattcattctgttaGTTTTTAGGAATCAGAAAGCAAGGACTATATGGCCCCTATCTTGCAAGGGCTCACAGTCTAATAGGAcattatacataaatgtataattacaGCAAAGTGTGATGCTATGACAGAGATGTGAATAAAGCACTGTGGGAACAAAGAGCAGGCAGTCTTTGCCCAACTGTATCTGAAGTAGTTTGGGGAAGCACTTTTCATGGCGGACCTGGTGACTGGATTGAATGAGAAGACATTTCCATTTAGCATTGACAAGTATGAGGAAGATTCTCCTTGTTGCTTTCCACTGCGTGTGATAAGTTTAGGTTCCCCAGGTTTGCCTCAAAGGATTCGTTATTTCTGAACAGGTCCTTTGCCCTGAATCCTGGCCTGTTCTTCTCATGTTATAACCAGGACTACCTAGAAGAAGTTCTGACTTGTGTCCCTGAGGTTCAATTCAACTGTTTTGGGAGAGCTCCCCTTATGCTTGGCCTGGTGCTTGGGAATCATAGCCCTCAGGGACTCTGTCGAGTTTTTGCCTTTCTGTGGTATACCTTTTGGTTGCTTTCTGTGTGCTAGCCCTGTTGTGCCATTTCCCGCTAGGACAGGGCCACTGAGACACGAGGGGTGACACTTGGAGTGAAATGGACACACTAGTACCACTTGGTGACCTTACTCGCTCTATCATGGGTGATGATGACATTTGCAGCTTTGATTTGTTCTTTCAGAGGGTGTGTTGAAGAGTGAGAAAGAAGATTTTATTCTGAAGGAGGGAAATTTTGAGGAGGCAAAGGATCACATGGTGCTATCAAGTGGACCCCGGTGGTGTGGCTCCCAGGAATTCTGGTTTGGAAAAACCTGTGAGGAGGAAAAAAGCAGGTTAGGGAGGTGGTCTGACTACTCCAATGGGAGAAGTTTGGAGAACACCGCAAATGATATTATAGAAGTGATTGTCAAAGATGAGATGGTCTCTGGCGAAGATAGTTCAGAGAATACTGGTGTTAATATCCCCCTTGGTATACATCAGAAAATTTTCAGTGAGCAGGTATTCTATATATGTGAAGAATGCGGCAAGTGTTTtgataaaaatgaagactttgaccaacatcagagaattcataatGGAGAGAAGGTCTATggatgtaaggaatgtgggaagacTTTCAGTTTTAGATCACATTGCATTgcacatcagagaattcacacaggGGTGAAACCATACGTGTGTCAAGAATGTGCTAAAGCTTCGTTTGGAAGTCAAACCTGATTCGGCACCAGAGAAtacatactggagagaaaccctttgaatgtaaggaatgtgggaagggcTTTAGTCAGAACACAAGCCTTACACAGCACCAGCGAatccacactggagaaaaaccatatacatgtaaggaatgtgggaaaagcTTTACTCGGAACCCAGCCCTACTTCGACATCAGAGAatccacactggggagaagccTTATGAATGCAAGGACTGTGGGAAAGGCTTTATGTGGAACTCCGATCTTGCTCAGCACCAGAGGGTCCACACAGGGGAGAAGCCTCATGAATGTACTGACTGTGGGAAAAGCTTCATCTGTAAGGCACACCTTATCCGACATCAGAGAATCCATACTGGGGAAAGGCCGTATAAATGTAATGACTGTGGGAAGGCCTTCAGTCAGAATTCTGTTTTGATTAAGCACCAGCGGCGCCATGCTAGAGAGAAACCTTGTAATTGTCAGATATCTCACCTTCTTGAACATTAGAGAATGCATAACGGTgatatttgtttataattcttATGCTATAGGAACCCCAGAGACAAAACAAGGTGATCGTCCACTTTGTTATAACTTTAATAGCCAGTATTATCTTGTCCTCTCTGAACAGGTACCCTGTACTCTAGTAAGACTGGTCTCCCTGTTCAACCATGTTCATGCTAGGCAACTTTTAGTTGAGTATCTACCCTGTCAGGTACTGTGCTAACCACACATACAGTCTTTAGTTTTTCTTACTCCTATTAAGGTAGGTACTtatactcattttacaaatgagagatCTGAGGTTGAAAGAAGTTATAAAACTAattcaaggtcactcagctaacATGTTATAGAATTGAGATTCAAGTAGGTCTATCTGACTCCGGAGTCTGCTGTTCTCTATTTGTGCACATTTCTACttcttctcaaatttatttgCTCAACTTTCCCTAGGCTAAAAATTTCCTTCCTCATCTAAGACCCAGCTCCTTCAAATGAACAGACCTTCCTCTTCTACTTGTAATCAGTACTGTCCAAATTGGTATTTAACTATGTGCtgtcttatatttttctaatgtctATGTGTGTTAGTCCAGCTAAATGGTTCTTGAAGATCAATactgtattttaagtttttcaaatttggaaacttatttatttctgagtagGTATAATGTgcttatggtaaaaaaaaaaaaaaaagttgaaatagtTTAAAAAGGTGTTCAGTGAAAAGTGTATCTCCTTGTCACTCTTGTCTCCTAATCTACCTCCTCAGAGACAGCCACTATTACTGGTTGTGTCTTCCTGGATATATTCTTTCTATGTGTAAGTACTTATTAATACTGCTTTCATAAGTCTACCTTATTGAAAGCCATATTTGATGTAGATATCAATGCGGTTACATTGCCAACCCCAGAATTTCTCTTCCTCAGAAGTCATGGTCCACCTTGAGGTCACCAAGGTAACTTAAGAAGGTAACAGAGGGTAGTCTGGAGGTGCAGTCTTGGGAGACCTGATTTCCCCTTGTGTTATAAGATAGTACTCTGGGACTGGGAAAATGTAAACCAAgtgggagattttttttgttttcttgggtttGTTTTCCCATAAAATTTTGTATAGCTACAATACCTCTCATTCCACTATCCCAAATCCCTTTCCAGTCTCTTCTCATCATGATAGCCCACATTCCAGAGTAAGCTGTATTATTAGAGAATGGTGCTGACCATCTTCAAGGGTTAGAGAAACAGAGGCCCTATTCAGAGAAGAATGCTGGCCAAAACAGATGAAACATACATTCTAGACTTCACCTTGAAAGCTATTTTTCAGCTTCCAGTTTGCCTCTCTGCTAATTAGGCATTCTACTTTAGAAGCtcccagccagggatccctgggtggcgcagcggtttagcgcctgcctttggcccagggcgcgatcctggagatccgggatcgagtcccgcgtcaggctcccggtgcatggagcctgcttctctctctgcctgtgtctctgcctctctctctctctcactgtgtgcctatcatgaataaataaaaattaaaaaaaaaaaaaaaaaaaaaaagaagctcccaGCCAGATAATATAATTGCTGACTAAGGAGCAAGGAAGAGAAGCCAGAGGCTGGCTTGGATTAAACCACATACATATCTCTAGGGCCCCTGATTGCTGAAGCCTAAAGTCAGGTAATAAGGAGAACTTGGCTTAGCATACTCCAGTTAGGGTAACCTCTCGTAAAACCTCTCTATTTTGTACTAAATAGaaccaagaaatggaaatgagTGATGTGAAGGGTATTTGGgggaagtttattaagcaaatatcACTGAGCACCTGCTTGTATGCAAAGCACTATGCGAGGTGCTGAATAAACAATAGTCAGAACTGCTTCCTGCCTTTCTAGAATATTAATCTAGTGAGAGAGATTATGAAGGAATGAATGGTACAGAGAGGGAATGATGGAGAGGgagcatatttatataaatagggAAGGTCTATCCTAAGAGGTAACATTAAAGCTAAATCTCAGAATGAGAAGAAGGCACATGTATCAATAATAGGGGAAGAACagcagcagagggaacagctctGCAGACTGATGTGTGAAGGGTTTGGCATGTTTAAGAAACCAAAAGGTTTTGGGTATAACAATGATCAAGGGTACTGAAAGGCACAAGTTAGGTTTGTAGACATAGGTGGACCAGATCATTTAATTCCATCCTAAATGAAAGCTATTAAAGGGTATTCAGTGGAGGAATGACATGATTGATTCACATTTCACAATGATTGCTGCCTGCTAAGTAGACAATGGTTTGTAAAGGGAGGAAAGTGAAAGGAGAGATGACATTCGAGACTGCTAGCAGTCCAGGTTGGAGATGATAATGGCTTGGAGTGGGTGGTAGTAGTAGAGATGGAGAGGAAATGTATTTAAGATATAGTTTAGAAATCAAATCATTGACCTGCTAACAGTGGATATAGGAGTAACAGGAATTAGGGACAGCTTTTAGTTTGTGGTCTGAGCAGCTGAATTAGAGAGCAGACCAGTTACTGGAATGGATAACACTGGAATGGAAATAGGTTTGGGGAAGGAGAAATCTAGAACTCTGTTTTGAATTAACATTTGAGGTATGTGTGAGATATACAAGTAGACATTTCAAGTGATGGTTGTATATATGGGCTAGAGCTCTGGGTTAGTTATAGCTAGAGCTTTGCACCTGGGAGTCATCAAATGAACAGAAggtatttaaagccatggaagaaatgaatgaaatcaccTGGAGCTGCACTATCCAATACAGTCCACTGGTCATTTGTaggtatttaaattaaatttaaaatttaggttCTTCTACTGACCAGATTTTAAGTGCACAATAACTATATGTGGCAGTTGGCTACCGTATTGGATATTGTagacatagaacattttcatcatttcaggAAGTTCTTTCAGACAGTACTGGCTCCAGAGGGTATAGCAAAACACGAGGACCCAAGATAGAGTCCTATGAAACACCAATTTAGTATTTAGAGAGTTGGACAGGAGGAAGGCCAGGAAGAGATACGAAGTGCAGTCAATATTACGAGTGGACACATGACACAGGCACAGTTGAAATAGGGTTGAATGAACTAAGCTACAGGAGGTGATcattaaaatcctaaatattaaTAAGTCCCCAGGATGCAGATGATATGTATGTTAGGTGATGTCACTATCTTAAAATGGGAGAGAGATAATGAACAGGAAGAAGAATATAGGAATGGAACTATGAAACAGTTTGGACTTACAGAGGAGCATCATGGAAGTTGACCAACCCTAGGAACTCTCTCCCTCAAAGATGAAAATGTTTGTAGGTGAAGAATGACAAGACAAATTTTAGGAGTATCACAATGAAAGAATTATCAAAACAtagcaaaatatacatatttcagagagattaagaaataGCATGTAGAAATGGATGGCCCCTACCAAGAGAATTCCTAACTGTCTTCCTTACCAGAGGCCTAGAGACAGGTACTTGAAAGCCCATATCAAAGACCATAGTCTGTGATGAAGGAATTGTAAAATGGAAGACCTTCCAATTTGTAATGACGCTTTCCACACATCTCAAAGTCAGAAGAGGAATGAAATTAATACTTCCTAAATtttggagaaatataaaagaaaaattagaaacttaatttctaatttacaattagcaatataaataaattgcaattagcaatatattaaaatcaaagtTGATTGTGGTAAAATTTTGTCTTCAAAATTTTCAGAAGTAGGATTAGAAAgtgaggaaatataaaaatagtgtatAGAGTTATTCATATTGTGAAAATCAGCTGACCTGCCCAGAATCTCTTGGGGGAATGAATAATGAAATCCCTCAGAGGTACCTACAGAGTTGTCTTAGAAGCAATTCAGTTGCAAAACAGTGTCTGCAATTCTGAGCATGTCTTTGTCATGGCCAAGTCAGGGTTCTCTGTATTACTCATCTCTTATTTGGTTCCCAGCATCCATTCTTCTCTCTGCAGACAAAACCCATATATTCTTAGGGAAAGTATCGTTTCTCAGCCACCTGACTTGGCTTCAGTCCCAACTCCATAAGCCCATGTCCATCACCTTGTCCTATTTGGTCACAGAGCCAATGAGCTATGAGGAGATATTTACTGGGTCTTCTGAAAGAGAGAGGCTTTTCTTTGACAACAGCCAAAGGAGGCATTCTCCGTCCTCCATATGATATCTAGGAAGATATGAGACCTGGAACTAAGGTAacactttttttctgttaaaagggAAGGTGAGGGGGAGTCTAGAGCTTCCTGGTGTTAGCCTGTGGGGCCTGAGGATGAAGCCAATACCAAAGAAGATAGTGGCAATGCAGACAAAAACTGGGTCCCTGGTGACATTGAGCCATTAGCCCAAGCCTTACCTGAAATAGACTTACCTCTGGACTTTTCAGTTATGTGAGCCAATACATATCCTTTATTAAACTAGTTAGATTTGGGTTTTCTGTCATCTGTAACTTAGTCATATTGATACAGGCTTGTATTTGAAAGCCTGGCCTCTTATACAGCACCTTAATGTTACATTTTCTCCTGTTTAGTAGTCACATGAGCTATATTTGTATCTCATCTCAGTTGCTTGGAGTTTGAGTGGCTAAATAGCCACCTCTCATGCCTTAAACTTAATTTCATGAATACCACCAGACTTATTTGTCATGTCTTAGCATACCTTCCAAATGTGGATATAATACTCTCGGTTCCAGATTCTCTAGTAGATAACTTCCTATCTCTGATGTATTTTCTAgacccaccccctgccacccgACCTATGTGAATTTGAGGTTTGCCATGTCACCTATATTTTAAGGTTGATTCTTGTGAAATAacaaagtatttttcatattcacTAAGGCTTTGTTTTAGTGAACAGTGTTCCAGTACTATTAAGAGGTACAGAGTCCCCTAGAGCATGTTCTCTGAAGGTGAAAGTCATTTTTCTGCTGAGTAATTGAGAAATGAGCAAAAAGATATTTCCTTTCCctagcaaaaagagaaaacaaaaagaactggCTTTGAACCCCGCCCCCCAAGAATAGAACTATATTTCTGGTGTAAGTCATACAGGTGTTGGAGATAAGCCACTGTATTTTTCGGTCTCCACCCCCGATTACAGCCTGGACTAGTATGCTTAGTATGAAAGAAGCATGAGACCCATTCTGATCTCTAGTATATTGGACCCACTAAAGCTGATAAAAAGTTATTCACTTATTTTCAAGTATAACAAATACTTgaacaaatacaaataacaaaatcttatttGTTGataatataaagagaaatgagaaagaattgGTGTGAGAAAAGAAGCCAAAATGTAAATTTGTCTGACAATCAACTGTTGTCCCAGGTGGTGTCCTGTACTATAGATTATTCTTCCCTTCAGATGTGTTTCCTGCCCACCAAAAGCACCCTATGGAGAGACTGACATAGGCTTTTGACTCTGCCCCATTCTCTTTGAGAACATAGTAATTCTGAATGCATGGAATCTAACCACCAGGCCCcaaggttattttattttcctgggagACTCAAAGGATACTCATGCCAAAGGGGCTAAGTTCCTCTGATGTATCTGTCCTAGAGGTGGCAAATCAGATTCCCTGATGttcctttgaaaaatgcaaaCCTTTATGAAGAGGAAACTAGAGAAGGGAGGTAGAGTAGAATATGCTGGAAACTGGTagcaaaaaacataaaagatttaaaaacccCAGGATGTATACAGTGTAAATATTCTGAAAAGGTAACAGATACACCTGAGGAAAGCCACTCATGATGGCattaataaagaaactgaaaatcagCTGAAAGCGTACATAAGACATAGGGACAATCTATTCATTCCTTTCAGCTTCCTTGgctttatttcatataattacCATCTCAGAGTTTTGTGATAGCTATTGTCTTTTCaatcctctaagatcaagaaaatgttctcaaaatgAAAACCTATTATATCACTCTCTTTCTATAagtcctttaattatttttctgttgcttaAAAAGCAAAGCCCAAGTTCCTTTGGTGAATAATCAAAATTGTATTACTGGTTTGTTTTAATTGATGGTTTTACTGTATCCCCCATCAATCTCCAACTTAGATCTCAACTACAGCCATAATTTTTAAccatgttttgctttttcaaggaATGAGGAATATATCTGTGTAGGTCAGAGGTTCTCAGCTGGAGGTGATTGTGCTCCCCTTCGCCTAGACAATTTGGCAATTAGAGAAATTTTTTGTTGTCACAGTTGAGGATTGGGCTGCTCCTGGCATCTGCCGGTAGAAGCAGGCATGCTACTAAATATACTGTAATGCACAAGGCATTCCGCCACAACAAAGATTATCTGACACCAAATGCCAATAGTGCTGCCTTTAGGAAAATCTTGTACAGGCCAACCTCATCTGGAGGTTTGTTAATAATTTCTTTGATCCTTTAAAAACCTGTTCAACATAAAGAGAATACCAGAATAGAAACACAGATTTATTAAGAGGAAGACTTTTTGCCTACAGTGGGTGATCAAGTCAGTTGCAAAATTAGCTGTGCTCTGCCAGCCTGCAAAGCCAATTTTCTCCCCTAGGTCAAAGAGTGCAGGAGCTAGAAATGAGTATATTCAAAAGATGCCAGGAACACCCTCTGCTCGACAGAGGTAAGACTGCTCTTGTTCTAAGCACAGGCAACTGAAATAGGATGGAAAGGTATAGACTCTGCCTCTCCTCAAGTTCTTCGTGTTTCTCTGGAGccaatgtttaaaatataattgcttTAGTGGAGATCTAGGAGTATGGAACAAAATCCTAGTTCTGTGGCTTAAAGACTAAAACTACAAGGTTAGGAGGCCCAATTCAGGATCTTAAGAATATCTCTGGTAGAACTGAATAACTGATAGATGCCCTTTCCTTCCCTGCAACTGATAATGTAGTGGACTTGATTGGTTTCTGCTCTGGCCTCCatcctcccctttcttcttttttaataaaggcaCTCACATTTCACAGCCATATAGGATAGTTTAACTATACTACTGGCTAACAGGATGGAATCTGACGGGCTTAAATCATTTGGAATAATGCCATTTCCTTTGCTACATTTAATGGTTGTGACTTGGGTTGATCCAAACAGAGTGGAGCTCAGGACTTTTGAAAATAGCTTCAGAGGGAGATGCCCTCTCTTGGATTTAAATTGAGAAGCATATAGCCATGGCCACGACCACCCTATATAGTGTCTGTGCAAACTGCAAAGAAAGTATTCCTGTGGACAgttgaagtatttttttcatttatagtttgtgtttttgtgtgtatcatttaagaaatctttgccataCCCAAGGTAATTaacattttctcctgttttctttcacatgttttatagttttaactcttacATTTAACTCTATAATACATTTCAAGGCAATTTTTTGTATGGGAATGGGCTAAGATTATTTTTTGGATATAACTATTCAATTTTTCTAGAACCATTTGTTGGACagattatttttcccattgaaCTACACGGTCACAATCCTATATATGAATCTATCACCAGACTCACTGATTTGTCTATCTTGATGCCAATACAATATCATCTTCATTACTATTATCTTTATAACTGTTGAAATCCGGCAGTGTAAGTCTTCCAATTTTCCCCCtaaggttattttgttttttttatcattcctttgcatttccatatacctGTTAGAAGAAATTTGACAATTTCAACATAAACATCCGCAGGGATTTTGGTTGAATCTGTAAATCAAATAGGcagtattttggattttgatCCATGAACACGGtatatctatgtattttaattttgtagtttttctgtACAGGTGTGGTACATCTTTTGCCAAATTcatctctaaatatatatttagaagccATTGTAAGTAATATTTAACTTTCAATCTCCTCtttgcagaatataaaaataaaatagagttttaAATATTGATCAGAACCCTGAAATATTGGGCTAACTGCCGAGGCAAACCCATCAGCCCCATTAAAATTCCCGTCATGACCATGAATTTTCTAGGCGCAGAAGGAAATTGGTTGGGAAGGAACTGGACCTGATTCCGGCTGGGGATGCGCACAGCATGTGGGCCCCACTGCTCATTGGTCTAGGTGGGCCCCGCGCCTCCACACGGTATCCAACAGAATGAATAGCTCTACCTCTAATTCTTGTTTTAGACATCTGCCGCCTCTCTGGGGAAGCCAGTTAGAGAAGCACCCCTGTCTGGGTGTCTGGGAACCTAGAATCAGAACTGGGAGACAGGAAGATGGGCAGAGCAGACAATACCTGCTCTTTTCCTCCGGTTAGTCTCCCAGGGTCTGAAGGAGGAACCACCTAGGTGTGGGTCTCCAAGGTTCCTAAGAGAGAACCGGAGGGAGGTTAGAATCGGGCTGGTCATGGTGACAATGCATTTCTGGCacagcatgtttttcttttagggggaggggttttgtttgttttggtttttttaaagattgcattcatttattcatgagagacacacacagtgagacagagacatacacagaaggagaagcaggctccctgcctggagtccatcccaggacccgagccaaaggcagacgctcaaccactgagccacccaggtacccttgttttgttttttaagtgtgaGGGTACCGTTTGAATATTGACTCTTGCTGACCACAACTTACGTCGAGAGAAAATCTGCAGGCCTGGAGCGGAGTCCAAGGTGAGCAGTCCGGTTGGCCCTGGAAGGATGTGAAGGACTCTGTACAGAGCCCGACTTTGATCGTCGCTTTGGTCGTGACTAGAGGAGGTATTGCGAGACCTGGAGTGCTGGCCAGACTTGCACCCCCCCACTTCCAGCTTTTCCACCACATTTGTCTATTTTCCTGTAAGGCGTTAGGACAGGGGGCGGTTCGGACAGCCCCATAAGGATATCACCATCCCCCTTCTAGGCTAATCCAGCCGCGGTGGTTATGCTTGTCCTCTCCCTCCGTGCTTGCATCTGGGCTCTAGAAACACCCATCTCTCTTA
This genomic window contains:
- the ZNF662 gene encoding LOW QUALITY PROTEIN: zinc finger protein 662 isoform X2 (The sequence of the model RefSeq protein was modified relative to this genomic sequence to represent the inferred CDS: inserted 1 base in 1 codon), translating into MLENYGAVAALAAFPFPKPALISQLERGEAPWCKAPQGALDGEGPRGISSGYPFLKPAGISHFKQVEEPLNLKLQGEGPSLTCTEGVLKSEKEDFILKEGNFEEAKDHMVLSSGPRWCGSQEFWFGKTCEEEKSRLGRWSDYSNGRSLENTANDIIEVIVKDEMVSGEDSSENTGVNIPLGIHQKIFSEQVFYICEECGKCFDKNEDFDQHQRIHNGEKVYGCKECGKTFSFRSHCIAHQRIHTGVKPYVCQECAKXFVWKSNLIRHQRIHTGEKPFECKECGKGFSQNTSLTQHQRIHTGEKPYTCKECGKSFTRNPALLRHQRIHTGEKPYECKDCGKGFMWNSDLAQHQRVHTGEKPHECTDCGKSFICKAHLIRHQRIHTGERPYKCNDCGKAFSQNSVLIKHQRRHAREKPCNCQISHLLEH